A stretch of the Bubalus kerabau isolate K-KA32 ecotype Philippines breed swamp buffalo chromosome 11, PCC_UOA_SB_1v2, whole genome shotgun sequence genome encodes the following:
- the FAM228B gene encoding protein FAM228B isoform X1, producing the protein MKSYENDLITDKLPKLKSSREWLEPQPLSFMEVLAKEDVDAAIQSILYRENYIIKELDKSLKHYDFLNARRKEILYKRWVDHVADPLQNKIIEKVTSYKKIKKRRQEELDGFLKYVNKKGNAFIEHYDQKEYDPFYMNKEDPNFLKVTMPPFRDPLKKAQYDKDDGKRILLQCETGKIYTMKEFKEVEKAKLYSRFPGISNSRHLMTPNEWIRLPPNYIESEFCKRSRLKIKVNFNESSFDLKPSARTPHPEFQKEDKAVHYKF; encoded by the exons ATGAAAAGTTATGAGAATGATCTGATAACTGACAAGCTTCCCAAGCTCAAGAGCTCAAGAGAATGGTTGGAGCCACAACCACTTTCTTTTATGGAG GTATTAGCTAAGGAAGATGTTGATGCAGCTATTCAATCAATATTATATagagaaaattatataattaag GAATTAGATAAGTCTTTAAAACATTATGACTTCCTAAAtgcaagaagaaaagagatattGTATAAAAGATGGGTTGACCATGTGGCAGATCCTCTCCagaataaaattatagaaaaagttACTTCAtataagaagattaaaaaaaggagacaagaagaattagatggttttttaaaatatgtaaataaaaag GGAAATGCATTTATAGAGCATTATGATCAGAAAGAGTATGATCCTTTTTACATGAACAAAGAGGACCCAAATTTTCTGAag GTTACCATGCCACCATTTCGTGACCCTTTGAAAAAGGCACAATATGACAAAGATGATGGGAAAAGAATTCTTCTTCAGTGTGAGACTG GcaaaatatatacaatgaaagaatttaaagagGTTGAGAAGGCCAAACTGTATTCCAGATTCCCAGGAATTTCTAATTCAAGGCATTTAATGACTCCAAATGAGTGGATTAGACTGCCTCCAAACTACATAGAAAGTGAATTTTGTAAAAGGAGCAG gttaaaaataaaagtgaattttaatGAAAGCAGTTTTGACTTGAAACCCTCTGCAAGAACTCCTCATCCGGAATTCCAAAAAGAAGATAAAGCAGTTCATTATAA GTTTTAG
- the FAM228B gene encoding protein FAM228B isoform X2, whose translation MKSYENDLITDKLPKLKSSREWLEPQPLSFMEVLAKEDVDAAIQSILYRENYIIKELDKSLKHYDFLNARRKEILYKRWVDHVADPLQNKIIEKVTSYKKIKKRRQEELDGFLKYVNKKGNAFIEHYDQKEYDPFYMNKEDPNFLKVTMPPFRDPLKKAQYDKDDGKRILLQCETGKIYTMKEFKEVEKAKLYSRFPGISNSRHLMTPNEWIRLPPNYIESEFCKRSRLKIKVNFNESSFDLKPSARTPHPEFQKEDKAVHYK comes from the exons ATGAAAAGTTATGAGAATGATCTGATAACTGACAAGCTTCCCAAGCTCAAGAGCTCAAGAGAATGGTTGGAGCCACAACCACTTTCTTTTATGGAG GTATTAGCTAAGGAAGATGTTGATGCAGCTATTCAATCAATATTATATagagaaaattatataattaag GAATTAGATAAGTCTTTAAAACATTATGACTTCCTAAAtgcaagaagaaaagagatattGTATAAAAGATGGGTTGACCATGTGGCAGATCCTCTCCagaataaaattatagaaaaagttACTTCAtataagaagattaaaaaaaggagacaagaagaattagatggttttttaaaatatgtaaataaaaag GGAAATGCATTTATAGAGCATTATGATCAGAAAGAGTATGATCCTTTTTACATGAACAAAGAGGACCCAAATTTTCTGAag GTTACCATGCCACCATTTCGTGACCCTTTGAAAAAGGCACAATATGACAAAGATGATGGGAAAAGAATTCTTCTTCAGTGTGAGACTG GcaaaatatatacaatgaaagaatttaaagagGTTGAGAAGGCCAAACTGTATTCCAGATTCCCAGGAATTTCTAATTCAAGGCATTTAATGACTCCAAATGAGTGGATTAGACTGCCTCCAAACTACATAGAAAGTGAATTTTGTAAAAGGAGCAG gttaaaaataaaagtgaattttaatGAAAGCAGTTTTGACTTGAAACCCTCTGCAAGAACTCCTCATCCGGAATTCCAAAAAGAAGATAAAGCAGTTCATTATAAGTAA
- the FAM228B gene encoding protein FAM228B isoform X3 — MKSYENDLITDKLPKLKSSREWLEPQPLSFMEVLAKEDVDAAIQSILYRENYIIKELDKSLKHYDFLNARRKEILYKRWVDHVADPLQNKIIEKVTSYKKIKKRRQEELDGFLKYVNKKGNAFIEHYDQKEYDPFYMNKEDPNFLKVTMPPFRDPLKKAQYDKDDGKRILLQCETGKIYTMKEFKEVEKAKLYSRFPGISNSRHLMTPNEWIRLPPNYIESEFCKRSR; from the exons ATGAAAAGTTATGAGAATGATCTGATAACTGACAAGCTTCCCAAGCTCAAGAGCTCAAGAGAATGGTTGGAGCCACAACCACTTTCTTTTATGGAG GTATTAGCTAAGGAAGATGTTGATGCAGCTATTCAATCAATATTATATagagaaaattatataattaag GAATTAGATAAGTCTTTAAAACATTATGACTTCCTAAAtgcaagaagaaaagagatattGTATAAAAGATGGGTTGACCATGTGGCAGATCCTCTCCagaataaaattatagaaaaagttACTTCAtataagaagattaaaaaaaggagacaagaagaattagatggttttttaaaatatgtaaataaaaag GGAAATGCATTTATAGAGCATTATGATCAGAAAGAGTATGATCCTTTTTACATGAACAAAGAGGACCCAAATTTTCTGAag GTTACCATGCCACCATTTCGTGACCCTTTGAAAAAGGCACAATATGACAAAGATGATGGGAAAAGAATTCTTCTTCAGTGTGAGACTG GcaaaatatatacaatgaaagaatttaaagagGTTGAGAAGGCCAAACTGTATTCCAGATTCCCAGGAATTTCTAATTCAAGGCATTTAATGACTCCAAATGAGTGGATTAGACTGCCTCCAAACTACATAGAAAGTGAATTTTGTAAAAGGAGCAGGTAA
- the PFN4 gene encoding profilin-4 codes for MSHLQNLLLDTLLGTKHVDSAALIKLQERSLCVASPGFSVMPSDVRTLVNGFAKNPLKTRREGLYFKEKDYKCVRADDYSLYAKNENTGVIVVKTHLYLLVATYSEGMYPSVCVEATEKLGDYLRRKGN; via the exons ATGAGCCATTTGCAGAACTTACTGTTAGATACACTCCTGGGAACAAAGCATGTGGACAGCGCAGCCCTCATCAAACTCCAGGAGCGGAGCCTATGTGTAGCATCACCAGGATTTAGt GTAATGCCCAGTGATGTCCGAACACTTGTAAATGGGTTTGCCAAGAACCCTTTGAAAACCAGAAGAGAAGGATTGTATTTCAAGGAGAAGGACTACAAATGTGTCCGGGCAGATGACTATTCTCTTTATGCCAAGAAT GAAAACACTGGTGTGATTGTTGTGAAGACCCATCTGTATCTTCTGGTGGCAACTTACTCTGAAGGCATGTATCCTAGTGTCTGTGTGGAAGCCACAGAGAAGTTGG